Proteins from one Ranitomeya variabilis isolate aRanVar5 chromosome 1, aRanVar5.hap1, whole genome shotgun sequence genomic window:
- the LOC143805689 gene encoding uncharacterized protein LOC143805689, with translation MADRHHADQFVTRRLWEEVCSAVLENWEELDAGAQDLARNRAIVRWRSLRDRFKREFNKEMQAPSGSRGRRSRYKYARALSFPRSTLLSRSTVCSTREPASELHPSGAISLESATGDHVNPSVSVPSLLCDPRPHPPALEQQGGLHHLKLQVMS, from the exons atggcggaccgccaccatgctgaccagttcgtcacccgacggctatgggaggaagtgtgcagtgctgttctggagaactgggaggaactcgacgctggggcccaagatctagcgc gtaacagggctatcgtgcggtggcggtcactcagggatcgcttcaagagggagttcaacaaggagatgcaggccccgagtgggtctagaggacgcaggagcaggtataaatatgcAAGAGCCCTGTCATTCCCCCGGTCGacactgctgagcagaag cactgtctgcagcactcgggagcccgcatcagagttgcacccctctggagcgatctctctggagtccgccaccggggaccacgtcaacccctctgtatctgtaccttcccttttgtgtgatcctcggccccatccaccagcactggagcagcagggcggacttcatcacttgaagctgcaggtgatgagttag